From the genome of Camarhynchus parvulus chromosome 4, STF_HiC, whole genome shotgun sequence:
GTGCCACAACAGAAATATAAATCAACATATTTGTACATATATCCTTTCTGTGCATATAATACACaacacaaaatgttttattcaaaAACAGACATTtgatgaattttttaaaaataacatagaAACTACATTTCACCATTCTGTCAAATCAAAAGTATATCCTTAGGCTGCAAACTGTTCCTTTTACTGGACAGCCCTTGAAAGGCTCAACGTATTTGATCTGAAAAGTGCTGCAGAAGTAAGGCATTGATATAGAATCAGGTAGAAATATGTAGTGCATGTACATTGGCTTGGGGCGTTTTCCTGGTTATTTAACAACAAACCTGCAGGACCACATACATGAGAGAGAACTCAAGGCAGTTGCAGCAGAAACACATAGGTACAGGCTATGTAAGATGTCTCATATTGGTACACACAGCACACTCTTCTGTTGAACACATCAGATGCTTCAACTGCTAGTAAACCTAAAATTTGACCTGTATTAAAAATCACCTGAGAATTCAATATAACTCTTTGGTGCCTGTGATGTCCCCACTATGGAGTCTTCTTGGGAACATTAAAATGGCACCAGCATTTTATAACAGCACGCCCTAGGTGAACGTACACCAAAGGAAAGCAATTTCAGTTCCCAAGCTTCTGGCATAAAATGGAGAGAAGGACgacttgtttcttttttacatGAATGAGAATATCGTAGTGATTTTCAAATCAGTAAATTCATGTCAGTGTTTAATGTATCACTGTCTGAAAAGCAGGAAGTTTGTAACCAAAGCCTTGCTTCCTTTTGGCTGGATCTTCAGCTTTGTTCCATACCACGTGTCTTCTCTCAGAGATCTGTCTTGCCCTCGTAATGACACATACAAGCAGCTCTCTGGCTGTCCAGGTATGGTTTGCATCCTAAATGTATAACTGCatcaaacagcagctgaacagttGATTCACAAGCTGCAAGCAAAGAAGAATTCAGTTAAAAGTACTCTTTGAGTGGAATATAAAACTAACAGGAGAAAACTCTGGCAAACTGAGAATGACTCTAAGAAAGAAGCAGTTTTCTCTGGGCAAAGTAAACCGATTGTCAAATGAAAGACTGAACCAACACAGAGTCATTTAAGTTttgagaaaagatttttaatatgccaaacaaaatgaaaattcattgcATATGGAATGTTATCTGTGTTGGAAACATACTGAATCTTGGAAGATGAAAGATCTGGTTTACCTTCTCACTCTCTGCATCCCAGTTTATGCAGAGGTTGCTATCTTTAACATCAGCTCAAGAGAATTGAACAAATATTCACCAGTTCTGTCACTGAAGACTAACATGATGATTTATTTACAGTTAAATAAATTTGAGAAGTTCAAACACAAGATTGTTCTAAAAACTTACTGCTCTCAGTAGGAGTATTTACTGTGAAAGTGACATTGTCCAAGTTAAAAAGTGGTTATGTCATGTATCCATCAGATGCAGGCCAACAACCAGAAGTATCATATGGCCTGTTACTGAGAAACCTAAATTTATTCACCAGGGGACAGCATTAACTACTTCCACTATGactgtttattattttaatacctTATTTCATACAGGGATTCTGTATTTTTCTACAGTTTACTAGCAATCACACATAGAAGTTTAGAAATCACCCAGCAGAACAGTCATCTTACAGCTGTTACAGTAAATGCAAGAATTATACATGCATTTTGATCAAGTTGTATTCCAATACTCATACTCCCAAATGGTCAGcattatttttcccctaaagtTAAAGCTAACCTTAACTCGAAGTTAGTTTTAACCCTGatcattttcctgtgctgtgtcactgctctgctgtaCAAGCATCTGGGCTGCACAGCAGAAGGACAGAACAAAGCATCTTCCATCAGCTTGTGACACTGTGGCCTTGCTGCACTGCACAAAGATTCTTTGCCAAGTTAAGCTCAGgtcaaacttaaaaaaaaaaataaaggcttttTCACACTTACCCTGGACACTCTCTGAGATTCCAAGCGTTTTCTGCACATCTCTGCAAATTTTTGAGAGGCAGGTCTGAAACTGCTCATCACAatcattttttttattgccaCAAGTATCATAGCATCTGTCGTGGTGATTGCAGCACCTTGTCATTGAAGGGATACCAATGTcaaactgtgaagaaaacacATACACACCTCCTTTGGTTTTCCAGCATAAGAAAAATATAGCCAATGGACAGACTGTAACAGTTAAAACTAATGGGatgagttgagataaagacagtttagtAGATGAATAAAAGAAGTAGTACACAgtacacaattttaaaattaaaattagtttaaattagttttaaattagtttaaatttagtttttagattaaaattagtttaaattaaCTGTTTAGTTAAAcagttttaaattcaaaattaaaaaaaatacatctaaaTGCTAGATGCTTCACAAATGAACTGAATTGGAACCATgtgaaaattgttttaatttttgtaatgaaaacTCTGATTGAATTGTTGTGTGGAATTCCTCAGAAAACAGTAATATTTGGCTTCAGGGTCAAAGTTAAATGCAAAGAAGAAcaggaaatggaaagagaacCAAGAGACTTTCAGAACAGACAGAGCATAAAGATGCATATTCtactggtttttggggtttttttatttgcagcGTCAGCATTTAATATAATGTGTACTTGTGTACTACTGTACACAGTAGatgaataacaaaaatatcccaaaataagCAGTGCAAAAAGCATTCAGCACATTTCAAAGCAGAGGGGATACCAAGCCCATCTCTGAGCAACAACCACCTGGAAGTCACACACAGTTCTGGAATgaccccctccccaccttctCCAACTGCTCCAGTTTTTATTGCTGGGCACCACTATACAGAAAGGAACATCCCTCTGTTCAGTGTAGGCCTTgctgcccagctgtgtccccacccAGCCTcttgcccagccccagcctaCACTCTGGGGTGGTGGATGGGCAGagttggggggaaaaagaaagtcccagagctggaggatAAGAAGCTAACTCCTATTTTCTTTCTAGCATTAAGGAAAAAGGGTTAGTGTCAGTCAGAACAGCAAGAGTCATAGCCAAACCCTCTGCTCTCACAGGGCTACAGCTGCAGTTATGCAATGCTTTCAAGACTGTGCAAACAAAACACTAAACCAAACACTCAAAACCCAAGAAGTTTATCATCATTACATTTTATGCTTGTAATCTTTGAAAATGTTTATGCTAGGTTCATTTACAATACTAACACTTCCCGTATGTTGTTACCAGAGCATGTGTTAGGAGCTGATAAGAAGAGGGACCTTGTACATGGATGCTGTCTCAGAAGAGGGGATGGGAAAAATCTACATTGAGGAAAGCTGATGTATGAAAGACACACAAAGGAGCCCCAAAATGTAAATACTTACCTGAACTCCAAACAGAGGGGATCCACAGCCATTTGGTGGTGATGGTTTATATCCATAGCGAGGAACAGGCCTTGATCCTGAAAAAGGTAATTTGTCATGGTCATGTctcaaatagatttttttgcaCAGGATTTTAGtagttttaaagcttttttttgcaCAGGGCTATAGTAGTTTTAAAACTCACTACAGGCATTTGTTTGGCTCAAGACAGTGTCAGttgtatttttaacttaaaCATATATTCAGGCACCTGCATATCAACAATTCTTTCCAAATTACAACTCAGGGGTactaagcaattttttttagaaagggGGACAAGGCACCTGAACAAGTGTCAATGTTTGCTTcctatgttaaaaaaaaaattactgaaatccATGTTTTGGTTAAGTATGCAATATATAGGAGTGTATTAACAGAGTATTTTAGTGTAAATTCATTAATACTTCTATGCTCTATATGCAACCAACAGTAGCTCTCTGATTTTCATCTTGACTGGGATGAaacatcatttttatttctacagctGTAACATTAATAGAATTTGAATTAGTAGAGACTGCTAAACTCACATCTCCCCGAACACTCACTAGTGCAGCAAACCAAGGAATTCTGCATCCCAAGTTAAGAAAGACTGTGGagttaatttgaaaaatgaCCCTCCCGTTCATTTCAGTAGTGGAAACAATCTGAAGCCACAGTTAAATGTaatagggaaaaaaccacatttgAAACCACATACTTCAGTACAGAGTGTAAATGTCACAGTGTCCTGGCCACTCTTGTAGAGCCAGCCAGGGTGTCAACACCAGACTCATTTCCTGAAATAACAAATAATCTGACACAGAAAACTGGGGTGATGTGACCCCACCACGACAGGCTATGCCAGCCTCCCGTTCTGGGGTGCTCTTGAAAAGCCTGGaaagaaatcccatttctgGAGCATCgcctgcctggcactggggatggcGATCACGgaatgggtcaggctggaaggcaCCACAGTGAGTCATCTGGTCCAAACGCCCTGCTCGAGCAGGCTCATCCTAATAATAATAGTCTAACATAATAATTATGATTATGATAATAATAACCATCGTCATCTACCAGGTCATGCCACCTTGAGCTGCCTCAGTTATAGTTCAGGTAAATCAGGCAGCTGAAGCGCAGGGAAGAAGCGCAGATCACAGATgtcctctgctggcagcagcaggacacttACTGACAGCAGGATGCATTCCTTCCTCTGGCAAACGCGGCTGCCATTAAAACCTGTAATTCAAGCGTGACTTCGAAACAACATGTTCCAAAGCTTGGAGTTAATAAGCTTTTCTGTCCCAAACCGAAATGCTCAGGAGTGCTCATAAATGAGCAGCCGGGAGAGAGTAACTCTTCCCACCCCAGGGTTTTTCCCTGGACACATCAGCTACATATTTGACAGTAATAAGCCTTTCACCAAGGGAAAGGAGCTATTAAAAGTCGCCTTAAGAGAACAGCTTACGTGCACATATGCTCCGTACACGTTACACGCGtatttaaacacacacacacgtgcagGAGCTCGCTCGCCGCGGTTCATACACGTACTTATTTATAGGAAAGCACGCCAGGAGAACTCAGCGAGGTTTACCCGGCAGCGGCGCTGGGCCGCCCTGCCCGGGACAAGGGTCGcgccccagccccgctcacCGTCGCTGCACTTGTACTGGCAGAGCCCGTCCTCGCCGCCCAGCAGGTCCAGGGCCGCGTTCAGGTACATGTCGATCTTGTGCACGCCATTGCGGATCGTCTTCAGCGTCATCCGCCAGTCCGGGGTCTGCGGCGCCTCCTGGCCCCACGCCGGCCGCCAGGCGCAGGCcgccaccagcagcagcagcagcgggggcAGCAGCGACAGCCGGGCCGGGGCCATGCCGAGCCCGCTAAGCCGCCGTCTTCTCCTCCGCCacccgcccggcccggcccgctgCCACCGCCAGGGCCGCCATGgtccccgcggccccgcccgtGCGCCCGCCCGCGGGGAGGGGCCTCAGGGCAGCGCCGCGGAGCGCTCCGTGTCCCCTGTGCCGTGTGCCCTTAGCCATGCCTCCTGTGCCCTGTCTCCTCTGCcgtgtcccctctgccctgtgccctgtcccctcagccctgtCCGCTGTGCCGTGCGCGGCCCTCCGAACCGGGCAGCGACAAGCGGGGCGTGCCCCGGTACCTGGCAGCTCGGCGCTGCCCCCGGAGGTACCGAAGTTTGTGACGATGTTGGGCGGGAAGGAAACTGACCCGGCCGTGTTTGTACGTGAGTGGCTCTCATGACATCGCCAAAAGTGCAAGGCGAGGTTGTGAAGCGGAGCGAAATGAAAGTGTATCTGTTAAACGGTAAAAGTCCAGTCTTGAtttgttcaaaagaaaaatcagaccAGAATGAACTTGCTTACTAAGCACCGTGTTTggttttcagaattttaagaaaaatttatatCTAAATGATAGAAGCTTCACAGATTAACTGAATTGGAACAATgtgaaaattgttttaatttttgtaatgaaaacTCTGTGTGATGTTGCATGGCATCCCTCAGAAAACAGTAATATTTGGCTTCAGGGCTAAAGTTAAATGTAAAGAAGAACcagaaatggaaagagaacCGAGAGACTTTCAGAACAGACAGGGTATAAGACACACATTCTACtattttttggtgtgtttttttttttttaaacctcagCATTTAATGTAATGTGTACTTACTAATGAAATTGATGGGAAAAGTTCTTCACGCGAAAATCAAGTCAAACAAAAGAGGGAGCTCTTTGTACATCTGTCCAGCGTTTTCCTTTATAGGCTTTCTTTAGCAAGACCCTGattcagcaaaataatttctgtgtagGAATGTACTAAAATGCTTTCCTAAATAGCAAATTTTTTTGAGGATATGTGTGTTTCTTAAGAGAAGGAATTCATACCCTTATTTTAGTTATTTCGATGACTGATGATGTCTTTACATGACAGAGTCATGCTGATGTGGGGTTTTTACAAGTCtggaagatgaagaaaagtcaatgaaaatgtaaaaattgttGTTGTCAGACTGTGCTGAATTATAGAAGAAATAGCACCACAACAACTGTGTTGTGTGAACATATGCAATTTATTCAGCAGGATAATCTAGAGAAATAAAGTGAAATAGATATTGAAAGTATTTGTTACTAGAATACAGTGAAAAATGTTCTAAAGCTATTGATCATTTTCATACAACTGGCTGGAGCTATGTGAGCTTTGTGTTGAGGGTACCAATCCACAAATCAAATTCTACTGCTTCAAAAAGAATTTGTGCACACTTTTTGTGAGCAGCTCTTGCTGAATGGGAAGGTATTGTGTATAGCCTGATGTTTTCTTTATGACAGCAAGAAGTCTAACTTTGTATCTGCTACATGGTTTTGTAGAATTAAATCTATGTGTATAAGGTAACTACCAAGATTTATTATTTGAGTAATTGTTGCATGACGACAAATCTCATGGTCATAGCCAATCTGTTGATTAATAGATGGGCTGAAGTCTTCTTCTGCATATTTCTGTGAAGTTCACTTGCCAATGCAATCATTTTCCAACCACTGCTTCCAGTATCATTATCACTTTTAGCTAAATAAACAACAGCAACTGAAATTCAATgtgaaaagtggaaaaaataatattacaagaaaaaatattttaatgtctgCTTTTATTAGAGACCTTTGCAGTGGACTTGTGCCTGTAAAATTCTCTTCCCACAGGCTCTGCAAAAATGTGACATTCAGAGAGTGTTaagaattttcaaaatacattccTTGAAGATTTGTACTGATTGTTGCTAAGTTATGTGACAGCTGATTGTGGAAAATGACTATTTTTGCATAGGTGATATGAAGGAAGCATTGAATTTTCTGAGCTTCATATATTGTACCGTGAAATGAGGCCCCTTGATACATGGTGGCTAATCCAGTCATAATAG
Proteins encoded in this window:
- the PLA2G12A gene encoding group XIIA secretory phospholipase A2; its protein translation is MAPARLSLLPPLLLLLVAACAWRPAWGQEAPQTPDWRMTLKTIRNGVHKIDMYLNAALDLLGGEDGLCQYKCSDGSRPVPRYGYKPSPPNGCGSPLFGVQFDIGIPSMTRCCNHHDRCYDTCGNKKNDCDEQFQTCLSKICRDVQKTLGISESVQACESTVQLLFDAVIHLGCKPYLDSQRAACMCHYEGKTDL